A window from Candidatus Stygibacter australis encodes these proteins:
- a CDS encoding nucleotide sugar dehydrogenase codes for MKNVLQKIKNHDAVIGVIGLGYVGLPMAVTVARAGFKVIGVDVSQHAIESVNNGINYIGDVDDAELKDLVNKKMLSATDDYKKLKKANVILIAVPTPLDKYQQPDSSYVCNAINSLAPNVSKEALVILESTTYPGTTNEIVVPALEAKGLRVGIDVFVSFSPERVDPGNRDYKTYNTAKVVGGVTEKCNAVSKAFYEEILDAPIHLVSSPSVAEMEKIYENTFRNINIALANEMTILCNRMGIDIWEVIEAAKTKPYGFMPFYPGPGIGGHCIPLDPFYLTWKAREYNYHTRLIELAGEINNSMPSFVISKAVQLLNKQGKSLSKAKVLLLGAAYKRDIEDPRESPVHELIKIMADNQGNFDYNDPHIPELYNEQTKKTYYSVSLDNLEDYDLAIIVTDHTKYNYQDIVKRSTMILDTRFAIKENYLNVVKL; via the coding sequence GTGAAAAATGTTCTACAGAAGATCAAAAATCACGATGCGGTAATAGGTGTGATTGGACTCGGTTATGTGGGATTGCCCATGGCAGTAACTGTAGCCAGAGCAGGTTTCAAAGTAATAGGTGTAGATGTTAGTCAGCATGCGATCGAGAGTGTAAATAACGGTATAAACTATATTGGTGATGTTGATGACGCAGAGCTTAAAGATCTGGTAAATAAGAAGATGTTAAGCGCAACTGATGATTATAAGAAACTCAAGAAAGCAAATGTTATCCTGATTGCAGTTCCTACTCCTCTTGATAAATACCAGCAACCGGATTCTTCTTATGTGTGCAATGCCATCAATTCATTAGCTCCAAACGTTAGCAAAGAAGCCTTAGTAATCCTGGAATCTACTACTTATCCCGGAACAACCAACGAAATCGTTGTCCCGGCTCTCGAAGCTAAAGGTCTCAGAGTGGGCATTGACGTATTCGTCTCATTTTCACCGGAACGTGTTGATCCCGGAAACCGTGATTATAAAACGTATAATACCGCCAAAGTGGTAGGTGGCGTTACAGAAAAATGCAATGCCGTTTCCAAGGCGTTCTATGAAGAAATTCTGGATGCTCCCATTCACCTGGTTTCTTCACCCAGCGTAGCTGAGATGGAAAAGATCTATGAAAACACTTTCAGAAATATCAATATTGCCCTGGCAAATGAGATGACCATTCTCTGCAACAGAATGGGAATTGATATCTGGGAAGTAATCGAAGCTGCCAAGACCAAACCTTATGGGTTTATGCCTTTTTATCCCGGACCAGGAATCGGTGGTCATTGTATTCCCCTTGATCCTTTTTATCTTACCTGGAAAGCCCGTGAATATAATTACCATACTCGATTAATAGAACTTGCCGGAGAGATAAATAACTCCATGCCTTCTTTTGTGATAAGTAAAGCTGTGCAGCTTTTGAATAAACAGGGCAAGTCACTATCCAAAGCAAAGGTACTTCTTCTGGGAGCTGCCTATAAAAGAGATATAGAAGACCCCCGGGAGTCACCAGTACATGAATTGATCAAAATTATGGCTGATAACCAGGGGAATTTTGATTATAATGATCCCCATATACCTGAATTATACAACGAGCAGACAAAAAAAACTTATTATTCAGTCAGTCTTGACAATCTGGAGGATTATGATCTGGCAATAATAGTTACAGATCACACAAAATATAATTATCAGGATATTGTAAAAAGATCTACTATGATCCTGGATACCAGATTTGCCATTAAGGAAAATTATCTTAACGTAGTTAAATTATAA
- the ahcY gene encoding adenosylhomocysteinase → MNYKIKDINLKDFGRNEIRISEYEMPGLVMLRSRYASEKPFAGRRITGSLHMTIQTAILIETLVVLGADVRWCSCNIYSTQDHAAAAIADTGVPVFAWKGETLQEYWWCTRQALLWEDGNGPDSIVDDGGDATLMIHEGYRLEEEYAKTGKLPEIKTDNQEFAVLQKTLLSDMNKFPDRWHQIAKKIKGVSEETTTGVHRLYKQLETGTLLFPAINVNDSVTKSKFDNLYGCRESLTDGIKRATDIMIAGKMIVVCGYGDVGKGCAMSMAGFGARVVITEIDPICALQAAMEGFEVVRLEEVVEKADIFVTATGNCDVIKASDILQMKDKAIVCNIGHFDNEIQVTELYATPGVEKRNIKPQVDEIMLPGDKSIILLSEGRLVNLGNATGHPSFVMSNSFTNQVMAQLDIFSRDLEIDVYRLAKKLDEEVARMHLEKLGVHLTVLTDYQSEYIGIDKNGPYKPEHYRY, encoded by the coding sequence ATGAACTACAAAATCAAGGATATTAACCTTAAGGATTTTGGTAGAAATGAGATCCGCATCTCAGAATATGAGATGCCGGGTCTTGTTATGCTTAGATCCAGATATGCCAGTGAAAAACCTTTTGCTGGTCGCAGAATAACTGGCAGTCTCCACATGACAATTCAAACCGCTATCCTGATCGAAACCCTGGTGGTATTAGGTGCTGATGTGCGCTGGTGCAGCTGCAATATATATTCAACTCAGGATCATGCAGCAGCAGCAATTGCGGATACTGGAGTTCCCGTATTTGCCTGGAAAGGTGAAACACTTCAGGAATACTGGTGGTGCACCAGGCAGGCTTTGCTTTGGGAAGATGGAAATGGACCTGATAGTATTGTCGATGATGGCGGTGATGCCACATTGATGATACATGAAGGTTACCGTCTGGAAGAAGAATATGCCAAAACAGGGAAGCTTCCGGAAATTAAAACTGACAATCAGGAATTTGCCGTTCTGCAGAAAACTCTGCTGAGTGATATGAATAAGTTCCCTGATCGTTGGCATCAGATAGCAAAAAAGATCAAAGGAGTATCAGAAGAGACTACTACTGGAGTACATAGATTATACAAACAGCTTGAAACCGGAACTCTTCTCTTTCCAGCTATAAATGTAAATGATTCTGTTACTAAATCTAAATTCGATAATCTTTATGGATGCCGGGAATCACTTACTGATGGTATCAAAAGAGCAACGGATATAATGATCGCCGGCAAAATGATAGTTGTGTGTGGCTATGGAGATGTAGGCAAGGGCTGTGCAATGTCTATGGCTGGTTTTGGAGCAAGAGTAGTGATCACTGAGATAGACCCGATCTGTGCTTTGCAGGCAGCAATGGAAGGATTTGAAGTAGTACGACTGGAAGAAGTTGTGGAAAAAGCGGATATTTTTGTTACTGCTACGGGTAATTGTGATGTGATCAAAGCATCCGATATCCTACAAATGAAAGATAAAGCAATTGTCTGCAATATTGGTCACTTTGATAATGAAATTCAGGTAACAGAACTATACGCCACTCCTGGAGTGGAAAAGCGAAATATCAAACCTCAGGTAGATGAGATCATGCTGCCGGGAGATAAATCAATTATTCTGCTTTCAGAAGGTAGATTGGTAAATCTGGGCAATGCTACTGGACACCCCTCTTTTGTAATGAGTAATTCGTTCACAAATCAGGTCATGGCTCAGCTTGATATATTTTCCCGGGATTTAGAGATTGATGTTTACCGGTTAGCAAAAAAACTTGATGAAGAAGTTGCCAGAATGCATCTGGAAAAACTGGGTGTACATCTTACGGTACTTACTGACTATCAGTCGGAATATATTGGCATAGATAAAAATGGTCCGTATAAACCGGAACATTATAGATATTAA
- a CDS encoding nucleoside deaminase — MYTDEYYMRIALTEASRAAELDEIPVGAVLIDDNDNIIAQAANQTRHNQNPLGHAEKIVIERALADGKKFLYNYTLYVTLEPCIMCSGLIVLSRIGRVVYGCKDPKAGGSGSLYHILKDRRLNHNPQVISGILEKECSQILKDYFNSKR, encoded by the coding sequence GTGTATACAGATGAATATTATATGAGAATTGCCCTGACTGAGGCTTCTCGAGCTGCAGAGCTCGATGAAATCCCGGTCGGGGCTGTTCTTATTGATGATAATGATAATATTATAGCCCAGGCAGCAAATCAAACCCGTCACAATCAAAATCCCCTCGGACATGCAGAAAAAATTGTTATTGAGCGTGCTCTCGCTGATGGTAAAAAATTCCTTTATAATTATACTCTCTACGTTACCCTGGAGCCCTGTATAATGTGTTCTGGATTGATTGTGCTCAGTAGAATAGGCAGAGTGGTTTATGGCTGCAAGGACCCCAAAGCAGGTGGTTCCGGGTCATTGTATCATATCCTCAAGGATAGACGCCTTAATCATAATCCTCAAGTAATTTCCGGGATTCTGGAAAAGGAATGTTCTCAAATCCTCAAGGATTATTTCAATAGTAAAAGATAA
- a CDS encoding site-specific integrase: MKVRLNKLKDDRYSIFLDYHYFENGKELRDRKWLKMFVTGKKKDLQRDKNLIDEAIQIRNKYEDMVRQKKYDIFTEKKTITLYGIFDQFLKKQTKKNSLKIWEHAIRHLKIFQPRDIKLKKVTRKFCQDFAQYLLDCPDMNQNTAHTYFTRFKIAIKKAYEDDYIEHNLATNIIIRKTEGTREYLTIEELRKINELPYSNENVKSAFIFSCFTGLRLGDLINLEFEDFRDENGNLYLVFRDEKTNEYNKLKLCKVAEDILNHEKSTHNSGKVFQLPGETSIRFHIRRMVKKAGIEKHITPHCGRHTFATLSISNGIDLYTLAKFLGHNDVKVTQIYAKLMDKKKDEAIDKLPEL; this comes from the coding sequence GTGAAGGTTAGACTCAATAAATTGAAGGATGACAGGTATTCCATTTTCCTGGACTATCACTATTTTGAAAATGGCAAGGAGCTAAGAGACAGGAAATGGTTAAAAATGTTTGTAACCGGTAAAAAGAAAGATTTGCAGCGAGATAAAAACTTAATCGATGAAGCAATCCAGATCAGAAATAAGTATGAGGACATGGTCAGGCAGAAGAAATATGACATATTCACTGAGAAGAAAACTATCACCCTTTACGGGATTTTTGATCAGTTCCTTAAAAAACAGACAAAAAAGAACTCCTTAAAAATCTGGGAGCACGCTATTAGACATTTAAAGATCTTCCAACCAAGGGACATAAAATTAAAAAAGGTTACCAGAAAATTCTGTCAAGATTTTGCACAATATCTGCTGGATTGCCCTGATATGAATCAGAATACTGCCCACACATATTTTACCAGGTTCAAGATAGCTATCAAAAAGGCATACGAAGATGATTATATCGAACATAACTTGGCTACCAATATTATAATACGGAAAACCGAAGGAACCAGGGAATACCTTACTATAGAAGAACTAAGAAAGATCAATGAGCTTCCCTATAGCAACGAAAACGTCAAAAGTGCTTTTATATTTTCCTGCTTTACAGGTTTACGATTAGGAGACTTGATCAACCTGGAATTTGAAGACTTTCGTGATGAGAACGGTAATCTGTATCTGGTTTTCCGCGATGAAAAAACCAATGAGTACAATAAACTGAAACTGTGCAAAGTAGCAGAAGATATATTAAATCACGAAAAAAGTACCCACAATAGCGGAAAAGTCTTTCAACTACCAGGGGAAACATCAATAAGATTTCATATCAGAAGAATGGTAAAAAAGGCAGGCATCGAAAAGCACATTACTCCTCATTGCGGAAGGCATACTTTTGCTACTTTATCAATCAGCAATGGTATTGATTTATATACACTGGCTAAGTTCTTAGGACACAATGATGTAAAAGTAACCCAGATTTACGCCAAGCTGATGGATAAGAAGAAGGATGAAGCTATTGACAAGTTACCAGAACTGTAA
- the hflK gene encoding FtsH protease activity modulator HflK produces the protein MPEFDEIKVKKQTIPQFPKKRVVPALIIILVLIFLATGLYTIDPEEVGVIQRFGKYTSTTTPGLHFKIPFGVDNLTKVKVTNVYKEEFGFRTVQPGIKSRYSSRDFSSESLMLTGDLNIADLEWIVQYRVKDPVKYLFNVRNIEKTIRDGSEATIREIVGDRSVDEVIVLSRKEINDLAQIKLQKLLDGYQTGVEIVTINLQNVNPPDKVKPAFDNVNSSKQEKERIVNEAWEQYNKVIPEARGKAKQTIQEAEGYAVNRVNRAQGEADRFNQIYQEYKLSKSVTRKRLYLETMEEIIPTIDKLFIIDDKLEGLLPLLNLAGEVKK, from the coding sequence ATGCCTGAATTTGATGAAATCAAAGTTAAAAAACAGACTATTCCCCAATTTCCCAAAAAGAGAGTGGTACCCGCTCTTATCATCATTCTTGTCCTGATTTTTTTAGCGACGGGATTATATACAATTGATCCCGAGGAAGTAGGTGTTATCCAGCGTTTTGGAAAATATACCTCTACCACAACGCCGGGACTTCATTTCAAAATTCCTTTTGGAGTTGATAACCTTACAAAAGTGAAAGTTACCAATGTATATAAAGAAGAATTTGGCTTTAGAACCGTGCAGCCAGGAATCAAATCACGCTATTCCAGCCGTGATTTCTCCAGTGAATCTCTTATGCTCACCGGAGATCTTAATATTGCTGATCTGGAATGGATTGTACAGTATCGGGTAAAAGACCCAGTCAAATACCTTTTTAATGTCAGGAATATCGAAAAGACTATCAGAGACGGTTCTGAGGCAACCATTCGAGAGATCGTGGGTGACCGCAGTGTGGATGAGGTTATCGTACTTTCTCGTAAAGAGATAAATGACCTTGCCCAGATCAAATTGCAGAAGTTGCTGGATGGATATCAAACCGGAGTGGAAATAGTGACTATTAACCTGCAAAATGTGAATCCTCCAGACAAGGTGAAACCTGCCTTTGATAATGTGAATTCATCTAAACAGGAAAAGGAACGCATCGTTAACGAAGCCTGGGAGCAATATAATAAAGTGATTCCCGAAGCACGAGGAAAAGCCAAGCAGACTATTCAGGAAGCTGAAGGTTATGCCGTGAACCGCGTTAACCGCGCTCAAGGTGAAGCTGACCGCTTTAATCAAATTTATCAGGAATACAAATTATCTAAATCCGTTACCCGCAAAAGACTCTATCTGGAAACAATGGAAGAAATTATTCCAACTATCGATAAGCTCTTCATAATAGATGACAAACTGGAGGGATTATTACCTCTTCTTAATCTTGCCGGGGAGGTGAAAAAATGA
- a CDS encoding Fic family protein: MKSFDVKYLENISLTNELIRIIRKLGEYKGKQELYQKQSPEVLENLKLVAFAQSTESSNRLEQITAPPKRLKELLADKTKPKNRSESEIAGYRDVLSTIHHSAMDIPLTVNVIKQLHRDLMRYTDQPGGKWKSVENTIIERYGDGTTRVRFKPVEPFLIEDYMMKLVSRYNEEIDKGDIEPLILMPLFIFDFTCIHPFKDGNGRSSRLLTTILLYHQGYDVVRYISLEKIIELSKESYYETLETSSQGWHKGKHDIIPFLTYYLSIMLAAYDEFEKRADIVNKPRGTKTDMIKNAIDGFKGNFTISDIEQACPLVSRDMIRNVMNNLKAEGIIANISKGRYAKWRKI, translated from the coding sequence ATGAAATCTTTTGATGTAAAATATTTAGAAAACATATCACTGACAAATGAGCTAATAAGAATTATTCGCAAACTGGGAGAATACAAAGGAAAGCAGGAACTATACCAAAAACAGTCACCTGAAGTTTTAGAAAATCTCAAACTGGTTGCTTTTGCCCAAAGCACAGAATCATCCAACAGATTAGAGCAGATAACTGCTCCACCAAAACGATTAAAAGAATTGCTCGCAGATAAAACTAAACCAAAGAATCGCAGCGAGTCGGAGATTGCTGGATACCGAGATGTTTTAAGTACTATCCACCATTCTGCAATGGATATTCCCCTGACAGTTAACGTCATCAAGCAACTTCACCGGGATTTAATGAGATACACAGATCAACCAGGAGGAAAGTGGAAGTCGGTTGAAAATACCATAATTGAGCGATATGGCGATGGGACAACACGAGTTCGTTTCAAACCAGTAGAACCTTTTCTCATTGAGGATTATATGATGAAATTAGTAAGTAGATACAATGAAGAAATAGATAAAGGTGATATTGAGCCATTGATTCTTATGCCTTTGTTCATTTTTGATTTCACTTGTATTCATCCTTTTAAAGATGGTAACGGGCGTTCATCAAGGCTTCTAACTACAATTTTACTGTATCATCAAGGATATGATGTAGTCAGGTATATTAGTCTGGAGAAAATAATCGAACTAAGCAAAGAGTCCTATTATGAAACCCTTGAAACCTCTTCTCAAGGCTGGCACAAAGGTAAGCATGACATAATTCCTTTTCTTACATACTATTTGTCCATAATGCTTGCAGCCTACGATGAGTTTGAAAAAAGAGCCGATATCGTTAACAAACCACGCGGGACAAAAACAGATATGATAAAAAATGCCATAGATGGATTTAAGGGTAATTTCACAATCTCAGACATAGAACAAGCCTGCCCATTAGTAAGCAGGGACATGATCCGCAATGTTATGAACAATCTCAAAGCTGAGGGCATAATAGCGAATATATCTAAAGGCAGGTATGCAAAATGGCGCAAAATTTAA
- the hflC gene encoding protease modulator HflC, with amino-acid sequence MKHKGLIIILIVVVILLMNAFYILDERLQVIITQFGEPVGGAVSDAGLHFKLPFVQKVHFFEKRILEWDGDPKQIPTADKRYIWLDSYARWQIVDPLKFYQTTRSETFAHSRLDDIVSGTTRDVVSSNKLIEIVRNSSRELLFTSEFEDSSEDEIRAVDVIQTGREKIEDEIFATSSIQILDYGIKLIDLKIKRLNYNDEVREKVYARMISERNKIAAKYRSTGEGEAAEIRGKRKRELDQIESEAFKTAQQIIGEADAAALDIYAKAYKQDPEFYEFSKTLETYKNTIQKKGTLIMTTDSDYFKHLKTSD; translated from the coding sequence ATGAAACACAAAGGTTTGATCATAATTCTAATAGTAGTAGTAATTCTTCTCATGAATGCTTTTTATATACTAGATGAGCGCCTTCAAGTCATCATCACTCAATTTGGTGAACCCGTAGGTGGAGCGGTAAGTGATGCTGGACTGCATTTTAAATTACCTTTCGTTCAAAAAGTGCACTTCTTCGAAAAAAGAATTCTGGAATGGGATGGTGACCCCAAACAAATACCTACTGCAGATAAACGCTATATCTGGCTCGATTCTTATGCTCGCTGGCAGATAGTGGATCCTCTCAAATTCTACCAGACTACGCGTAGTGAGACTTTTGCTCACAGCAGACTGGATGATATTGTCTCTGGTACTACCCGTGATGTTGTTAGCTCAAATAAACTGATCGAAATTGTTCGTAATTCCAGCCGTGAGCTTCTATTCACCTCTGAATTTGAAGATAGCTCCGAAGATGAAATCAGAGCAGTTGATGTTATCCAAACCGGTAGAGAAAAAATCGAAGATGAGATTTTTGCTACCAGTTCCATCCAGATCCTTGATTATGGTATCAAACTCATTGATCTTAAGATCAAAAGACTTAATTACAATGACGAAGTCCGTGAAAAGGTCTATGCCCGTATGATCTCTGAACGTAATAAGATAGCTGCCAAATATCGTTCTACTGGTGAAGGTGAAGCAGCAGAGATTCGCGGTAAAAGGAAAAGAGAACTTGATCAGATCGAATCTGAAGCCTTTAAGACTGCTCAGCAGATCATTGGTGAAGCTGATGCCGCTGCCCTGGATATTTATGCCAAAGCATATAAACAGGATCCCGAGTTTTATGAATTCAGCAAAACTCTGGAAACTTATAAAAACACTATCCAGAAGAAAGGCACTTTGATCATGACAACGGACTCAGATTACTTCAAGCATCTTAAAACAAGCGATTAG
- a CDS encoding transcription termination/antitermination NusG family protein yields MSSNNQLEIHQLNGGLNPSEAGEKWFVIHNKPRWEKKFADYCYKREINYYLPLQKSIKHYDNRQVIFTKPLFPGYTFVKCTENDKSLLLRSGSIVRFIKVPDERELLIDLNNIYNTLSLDIPVEPHAYVKEGYTVKVTNGPYVGIEGIVLDVDDPSEVIVGIHLIQQAICIQVSPTEIELVSRTKPEI; encoded by the coding sequence ATGTCTTCTAATAATCAGTTAGAAATCCACCAGCTTAACGGAGGGTTAAATCCCTCCGAAGCCGGTGAAAAATGGTTTGTGATCCACAACAAACCGCGCTGGGAAAAGAAATTTGCTGATTACTGCTATAAAAGGGAGATTAATTATTATCTTCCCCTGCAGAAAAGCATTAAGCATTATGATAATAGACAAGTGATATTTACAAAACCTCTCTTTCCCGGTTATACTTTCGTAAAATGTACTGAAAATGACAAATCACTTCTACTCCGTTCGGGTTCTATTGTCCGCTTTATAAAAGTGCCTGATGAACGGGAATTATTAATTGATCTTAATAACATCTATAATACTTTGAGTCTTGATATACCGGTGGAACCTCATGCTTATGTAAAAGAGGGTTACACTGTGAAAGTAACCAACGGTCCTTATGTTGGTATAGAAGGTATTGTGCTTGATGTAGATGACCCCTCTGAGGTGATTGTGGGTATCCATCTCATCCAGCAGGCAATTTGCATCCAGGTCAGCCCAACTGAAATTGAACTGGTTTCCAGAACCAAACCGGAAATTTAA